The DNA sequence TTCTTTTTCTTCTTCTCCATAGACATAAACATGAGATATTCCAATATCATCTAACATCTTAGCTTGCTCTACGCTAAGCTTAGTTCCACTTGTAAGTACTATTTCTCCTGTAGACGGATCTACTACATCTCTTGCTAATACTCTAGAGTAGATTCTGTTAGATAAAGCTAATTTTTTGTTGAACTTATATCTTCCAACCTTAGCTAAATCGTATCTCTTGTGATCAAAAAACATAGAGTTTATTAACGATGTCGCACTTTCTAATGTAGGTGGTTCACCAGGTCTTAATTTTTTATAAATTTCAATTAAGCCTTCGTCAGTTGACTTTGAGCTATCTTTAAGAATAGTAGCCTCAAGTCTTTCGTCATCACCAAGAAGTTCTCTAATTTCTTGGTCGCTGCCATAGCCTAATGCTCTGAGTAGCATAGTTACAGGTTGTTTTCTATTTCTGTCAATTCTTACAGAAACTATATCGTTTGAATCAGTTTCGTACTCAAGCCATGCTCCTCTATTTGGAATTACAGTAGAAGAAATTAATCTCTTTCCTGATTTATCCATTTCTTGAGCAAAATAAACACCTGGCGAACGTACTAGCTGACTTACAATAACTCTTTCTGCTCCGTTGATTATAAAGGTTCCCTTATCTGTCATAAGAGGAAAATCACCTAAAAATACTGGTTCTCCAGATTCGTTTTTAATTATCTTAGAACCATCTTCGTCTGGAACAGTAAGCCTTACTCTTACCTTCAGCGGTGCTGAGTAAGTTACATCTCTTTCTTTTGATTCTTCTACATCGTACTTTGGAGTTTCCTCAATAAAGTAATCAAGAAATTCCAGCTTAATATTTCCTGTATAGTCTTCTATAGGAAATACCTCTTCAAAAACTTCTCTAAGTCCTTCTCTAAGAAACCATTCATAGGATTCGAGCTGGATTTCTATAAGATTGGGAAGTTCTGCGACTTCAGTTATCTGAGAAAAGCTCATTCGGGTCCTTCTCCCGATTTGCACAGGATGTGGATGTGGCATCAAGACTTCACCTCTCAATAATAAAAATAAAACAAATGGGCAAAAGTACTCCATTATAAAGCATCAAATTATTATACCTGAACTCTGCCTTATTGTCAATGCAATTATTAGAACAAAAAAGTGCTTCAGGTATTACCTGAAGCACTTAATTACTAGAGTTAAATTATTTAACTTCTACTTTAGCGCCTGCAGCTTCTAGCTTTTCTTTAATTTGATCAGCTTCTTCTTTAGTTGCGCCTTCTTTAACTGGCTTTGGAGCTCCATCAACTAGGTCTTTAGCTTCTTTTAAGCCAAGTCCAGTGATTTCTCTTACTACTTTGATAACTCCTACTTTTGAAGATCCTGCATCAGCAAGGATTACATCAAATTCAGTTTTCTCTTCAGCAACTGCAGCAGCAGCACCAGCCATCATTACAGGAGCAGAAGCAGAAACACCAAATTTCTCCTCAGCAGCCTTTACAAGTTCGTTTAGTTCAAGAACTTTCATATTCTCTATAGCTTCTAAAATTTGTTCTATAGTCATTACGTACACCTCCGAATTATTTTTAAATTAAATTAAGCTTCTTGCTTCTTTGCAATTGCGTCAACAAGATAAACAAAGTTTGATACTGGAGCTTTAAGACTTCCAAGAAGTTTTGCGATAAGCTCTTCTCTTGAAGGAATCTCAGCAAGTTTTTTGATATTCTCAGCATCATAGAATTCGCCTTCTACAAATCCCATCTTAAGTTCTAGCTTTGGATGAGTTTTTGCGAAGTCATTAACTATTTTAGCAGGAGCTACTGGATCTTCATATCCAAATGCTATAGCATTAGTTCCTACTAAGTTAACATCATCAAACTGAGCCATGTTACCTACTTCAGCTGCAGCTCTTCTAACTAATGTATTTTTGTATACTTTATAGTCAATTCCAGCTTCTCTAAACTTATTTCTAAGTTCAGTCACTTCTTCAACCTTTAGTCCTTTGTAGTCAACAACCACACAAGAAGCAGATTTTTGAAGTTTCTCAGCTATTTCTGCAACTACGCCTTTTTTCATTTCAATCGCTTTTGTCATACGGCACCTCCTTCGTAGGCTTTAAAACAATTAAAGCCTTTATATATCCATAGACATACAAAGGCTCATTTTATAAAAATAAGATAATCCTCGGCAGGATATTAAGCATAAGCACCTACTGTCTACGGTAATAATTTAATTTTTAAGTACCTAAACATAATATAGCCTAGAATATAAATTGTCAATAGTTTTTTAGTCGTTTACTCTCGCTGGGTTGATTTTAACTCCAGGTCCCATAGTGCTAGTTACTACTACTGATCTTAAATATTGTCCTTTTGCAGCAGATGGCTTAGCTTTTACAACAGCTTCCATTAAAGCATGGAAGTTCTCAGCCAATTTTTCTTTTCCAAAAGAAACTTTTCCTACTGGAACGTGAATTATGTTAGTTTTGTCAAGTCTATACTCAACTTTACCAGCTTTGATTTCATTGATTGCTTTTTCAACTTCAAATGTTACAGTTCCAGACTTAGGGTTTGGCATAAGTCCTTTAGGTCCAAGAACTCTACCTAATCTTCCTACTAATCCCATCATATCTGGTGTAGCTACGATAACATCGAAATCAAACCAGTTTTCGCTTTGAATCTTTGTTACTAAATCTTCAGCTCCAACAAAATCTGCTCCTGCTGCTTCTGCCTCTTTAGCTTTTTCTCCTTTAGCGAACACTAAAACTCTGTTAGTTTTACCTGTTCCGTTTGGAAGTACAACTGCTCCACGAACCTGCTGATCAGCATGTCTAGAGTCAACGCCAAGTTTGATATGCGCTTCAACTGTTTCATCAAATTTCGCACTAGCTACTTCTACAACTACTCCTAATGCTTCAGTTGCATTGTAGTAGTTATTTTTGTCGAATTTACTAAGCGCTTCTTGATATTTCTTGCCCTTCTTCGCCATTAAAATGCCTCCTTGTGGTAATAACGGTAAATAAATTTGCCTCCCACCAATCTATATGATTAAAATAGAACTACTCTTCTACTGTTACGCCCATACTTCTTGCTGTTCCTTCAATCATGCTCATCGCTGACTCAACTGAAGCAGCATTTAAGTCTGGTAACTTCAACTCTGCAATCTCTTTAACTTGTGCTTTTGTAATTTTAGCAACTTTTTTCTTGTTTGGTTCTCCTGAACCAGACTCGATTTTACATGCTTTTTTGATAAGAACTGCAGCTGGTGGAGTCTTAGTTATAAAACTGAATGATCTATCTTGATATACAGTTATAACAACCGGAATTATTAATCCACCTTGTTCTGCTGTCTTAGCGTTAAATTCTTTACAAAAACCCATTATGTTAACT is a window from the Acetoanaerobium noterae genome containing:
- the rplJ gene encoding 50S ribosomal protein L10, which produces MTKAIEMKKGVVAEIAEKLQKSASCVVVDYKGLKVEEVTELRNKFREAGIDYKVYKNTLVRRAAAEVGNMAQFDDVNLVGTNAIAFGYEDPVAPAKIVNDFAKTHPKLELKMGFVEGEFYDAENIKKLAEIPSREELIAKLLGSLKAPVSNFVYLVDAIAKKQEA
- the rplA gene encoding 50S ribosomal protein L1, with the translated sequence MAKKGKKYQEALSKFDKNNYYNATEALGVVVEVASAKFDETVEAHIKLGVDSRHADQQVRGAVVLPNGTGKTNRVLVFAKGEKAKEAEAAGADFVGAEDLVTKIQSENWFDFDVIVATPDMMGLVGRLGRVLGPKGLMPNPKSGTVTFEVEKAINEIKAGKVEYRLDKTNIIHVPVGKVSFGKEKLAENFHALMEAVVKAKPSAAKGQYLRSVVVTSTMGPGVKINPARVND
- the rplK gene encoding 50S ribosomal protein L11, whose product is MAKKVIGQIKLQIPAGKATPAPPVGPALGQHGVNIMGFCKEFNAKTAEQGGLIIPVVITVYQDRSFSFITKTPPAAVLIKKACKIESGSGEPNKKKVAKITKAQVKEIAELKLPDLNAASVESAMSMIEGTARSMGVTVEE
- the rplL gene encoding 50S ribosomal protein L7/L12 yields the protein MTIEQILEAIENMKVLELNELVKAAEEKFGVSASAPVMMAGAAAAVAEEKTEFDVILADAGSSKVGVIKVVREITGLGLKEAKDLVDGAPKPVKEGATKEEADQIKEKLEAAGAKVEVK